Proteins encoded together in one Nitrospira sp. window:
- a CDS encoding YihY/virulence factor BrkB family protein encodes MHVLRFLSEAVTSFLRHGCPSLAAALAFFSLLSLFPLVFLLLYGVSFLVSQNVIGEQFLLSFLKGFLPSLGERLAQELHRISSLDSVRWIVLLSFFWFGGLVFYELDYALNVVFQSTQKRHPLISTAISIALLGSTGLLLFLSYVATQTMTLLTAYAPRLWGLDLVALAAHDFHLTYTLPFALAFLTVSLLYRLVPRRRPRWRDAMAGALTFGLLWVAAKLLFINYGDFATVYARLYGSLLEVVLLLLWVYYSAGLLLFGGIVAHNLKQMPWPSPPTPVDGR; translated from the coding sequence ATGCATGTCCTCCGATTTCTGAGTGAGGCGGTCACATCGTTTTTGCGCCACGGGTGCCCAAGCCTCGCTGCGGCGTTGGCGTTTTTCTCGCTGCTCTCCTTGTTTCCCCTGGTTTTCCTCCTCCTCTATGGAGTGAGTTTCCTGGTGAGCCAGAACGTGATCGGGGAGCAGTTCCTGCTCAGTTTCCTGAAGGGTTTTCTTCCATCGTTAGGGGAGCGGTTGGCGCAAGAACTTCATCGGATCAGTTCTTTGGACAGTGTTCGCTGGATTGTGCTGCTGTCTTTTTTCTGGTTTGGCGGACTCGTTTTCTATGAGCTCGACTATGCACTCAATGTCGTGTTTCAAAGCACGCAAAAGCGTCACCCGCTCATTTCCACGGCAATTTCCATTGCGTTACTGGGATCCACCGGCCTCCTGCTGTTCCTTTCTTACGTGGCCACCCAAACCATGACCTTGTTGACGGCCTACGCACCTCGGCTCTGGGGGTTGGACCTTGTCGCCTTAGCCGCGCACGATTTTCATCTCACCTACACGCTCCCCTTTGCGCTCGCATTCTTGACGGTCAGCCTGCTCTACCGTCTTGTGCCCCGACGTCGTCCACGGTGGCGAGACGCCATGGCCGGCGCCTTGACGTTCGGCCTGCTGTGGGTTGCCGCCAAGCTCTTGTTTATCAATTATGGGGATTTTGCGACGGTCTATGCGCGGCTCTATGGATCTTTGCTCGAGGTCGTGCTCTTATTACTCTGGGTCTATTATTCCGCTGGACTGCTCCTCTTCGGCGGCATTGTCGCGCACAACCTCAAGCAGATGCCTTGGCCATCGCCTCCGACACCGGTTGATGGCCGTTAA
- a CDS encoding NADH-quinone oxidoreductase subunit N translates to MTFSPADLFLVLPELLVITAACIVLVLDPVLRASDKDSLVWLSLGTIAICMGLTASQMGTATSIFSGLVIIDAYGAFWKLLLYFVTGLTILLSHSYLKEERLYFGEYYGFILLSLSGMMVMVSAADLLTIYLGTELMSLSLYVMAGLKREEPRSLEASAKYFVLGAFSSGILLYGISLLYGATGSTKLPAIASAITTQGFTDPLLLFSTILLAVGFGFKLAVVPFHMWTPDVYQGAPTSVTAFMAVASKAASFGAFLRVFVEGLGGLKANWSAIFLLLCLATLVVGNVVALVQTNIKRMLAYSSIAHAGYALIGVVAAGRVEHSSGIASVLLYIALYTFMTFGAFAIVAMLRKGTIEGEEIEDFTGLAKRHPLAALLMLVFMISLAGLPPTAGFIGKLYVFRSAVEAGMAWLAVIALIFAAISAYYYLRIVMVMYMREPRDGTDPVPRLVMSPALSIVLACAVAGVVIFGIYPNPLVNLALHAVLTLK, encoded by the coding sequence ATGACCTTTTCTCCCGCAGACCTTTTTCTCGTCCTCCCCGAGTTACTGGTCATCACCGCCGCCTGTATTGTGCTCGTCCTCGACCCGGTGCTTCGCGCATCCGATAAGGATAGCTTGGTATGGCTCAGCCTGGGAACGATTGCCATTTGTATGGGTCTCACGGCCTCCCAAATGGGAACAGCCACCTCGATCTTTAGTGGTCTTGTCATCATCGACGCCTATGGTGCTTTCTGGAAACTGCTCTTGTACTTCGTCACAGGACTGACAATCTTACTCTCCCACTCCTACTTAAAGGAGGAGCGGCTGTATTTTGGTGAGTACTATGGCTTCATTCTGCTCTCGCTGTCCGGCATGATGGTCATGGTCTCCGCCGCCGACTTGTTGACGATCTATCTCGGGACGGAATTGATGTCGCTCTCCCTCTACGTCATGGCTGGTCTCAAGCGGGAAGAACCTCGCTCGCTTGAAGCCTCGGCAAAATACTTTGTATTGGGTGCCTTTTCCTCCGGGATCCTCCTCTATGGCATCTCGCTACTCTATGGAGCGACCGGTAGCACAAAACTCCCAGCGATTGCCTCGGCTATTACGACCCAGGGGTTCACTGACCCACTGCTGCTGTTTTCAACAATCCTGTTGGCAGTGGGATTCGGGTTCAAACTGGCCGTCGTCCCGTTTCATATGTGGACACCGGACGTCTATCAGGGTGCCCCGACTTCTGTCACGGCGTTCATGGCCGTGGCATCCAAGGCCGCCAGTTTCGGCGCGTTTCTCCGTGTATTTGTGGAAGGGTTGGGTGGGCTCAAAGCCAACTGGTCTGCGATCTTTCTCTTACTCTGTCTTGCCACTCTCGTCGTGGGGAACGTCGTCGCCCTGGTCCAGACGAATATCAAGCGGATGCTGGCCTATTCAAGCATTGCACATGCCGGCTATGCGCTCATTGGTGTAGTCGCCGCTGGACGCGTGGAGCACTCGTCGGGTATTGCGAGCGTTCTGCTCTATATCGCCTTGTACACATTCATGACATTCGGTGCATTCGCCATTGTCGCAATGCTCCGAAAAGGGACGATTGAGGGTGAGGAGATCGAGGATTTCACTGGCCTGGCCAAACGCCATCCTCTCGCGGCGCTTCTCATGCTGGTCTTCATGATTTCTCTGGCTGGCCTTCCCCCGACCGCGGGCTTTATCGGAAAATTATACGTCTTCAGATCCGCCGTTGAAGCCGGCATGGCCTGGTTGGCGGTCATTGCCCTCATATTTGCTGCCATCTCAGCGTATTACTATCTCCGGATCGTCATGGTCATGTATATGCGGGAGCCTCGTGATGGAACGGATCCTGTTCCTCGGTTGGTCATGTCCCCAGCCCTTTCCATTGTTCTAGCCTGCGCCGTCGCCGGAGTGGTGATTTTCGGCATCTACCCCAACCCACTCGTCAATCTCGCGCTGCATGCCGTATTGACGCTGAAGTAA